A genome region from Methanothrix sp. includes the following:
- a CDS encoding HIT family protein — MTESCVFCRIVSGEEPAHIIDEDELSMAILDINPLARGHCLVIPKRHVPWWHDLDEQEVSSLFRLARSVSERIKRAFGPDFVAMYARGRRIPHTHIFLVPTYKGDPVDRFFNALEGFQESSAILASLRNELKETAETLRNV; from the coding sequence ATGACCGAGAGCTGTGTCTTTTGCAGAATCGTCAGTGGAGAGGAGCCGGCTCATATTATAGATGAGGACGAGCTCTCCATGGCGATACTGGACATCAACCCGCTCGCCAGAGGGCACTGTCTGGTGATACCGAAGCGTCATGTCCCGTGGTGGCATGATCTTGACGAGCAGGAGGTCTCAAGCCTCTTCAGGCTCGCACGCTCGGTATCTGAGAGGATCAAAAGAGCCTTCGGGCCGGATTTTGTGGCGATGTATGCAAGGGGGAGGAGGATACCGCACACGCACATATTTCTCGTTCCAACATACAAGGGTGATCCAGTCGACAGGTTCTTCAACGCCCTTGAAGGATTCCAGGAGTCATCGGCCATCCTGGCATCGCTAAGGAATGAGCTGAAGGAGACTGCCGAGACCCTGAGAAACGTGTGA
- the eno gene encoding phosphopyruvate hydratase codes for MSLEIEKIHAREILDSRGNPTVEVDVWTCCGFGRAAVPSGASTGTYEALELRDGGDRYDGKGVLKAVRNVNEVIAPKLIGLDVIDQRGIDQIMIELDGTPNKSNLGANAILGVSLAVAKAAASSLGIPLYRYLGGVSATRLPVPSLNVLNGGKHAGNDLSIQEFMIEPWGAESFSEALRMAAETYHALGRILRGKYGNVATNVGFEGGYAPPISKTRDALDAIMAALDVTGYTEEIKLGIDSAASSFYLDGGYSIDDNRLSPGELIDLYVDLVRTYPIVLIEDPFEENAFEDFAELTKKLPDTIIVGDDIYVTNMARIEKGIRMRSTNALLLKLNQIGTVSEAFDAATLAYRNSFKVMVSHRSAETEDSALADVSVAIGAELIKTGAPARSERNAKYNQLLRIQEALGSSSSYAGRRRWS; via the coding sequence ATGTCACTGGAGATCGAGAAGATCCATGCGAGGGAGATACTGGACTCTCGCGGTAATCCCACTGTGGAGGTTGATGTCTGGACATGCTGCGGGTTCGGAAGAGCAGCGGTGCCGTCAGGAGCATCCACAGGCACATACGAGGCGCTGGAGCTGAGGGATGGTGGAGACAGGTATGATGGAAAGGGCGTGCTGAAAGCTGTCAGGAACGTCAATGAGGTCATCGCGCCCAAGCTCATCGGGCTGGATGTGATCGATCAGAGGGGTATCGATCAGATCATGATTGAGTTGGATGGTACACCGAACAAGTCGAATCTGGGCGCTAACGCGATACTCGGGGTCTCATTGGCGGTAGCAAAAGCCGCTGCTAGCTCTCTTGGAATTCCGCTCTACAGATACCTGGGCGGCGTCTCGGCCACGAGGCTGCCTGTGCCGTCACTGAACGTGCTCAACGGTGGGAAGCATGCAGGAAACGATCTCTCCATACAGGAGTTCATGATAGAGCCGTGGGGCGCGGAGAGCTTCAGCGAGGCGCTGAGGATGGCAGCAGAGACGTACCACGCCCTGGGAAGGATCCTCAGGGGGAAATACGGCAATGTCGCAACAAACGTCGGATTCGAGGGCGGATACGCTCCTCCGATATCGAAGACCAGAGACGCGCTCGATGCGATAATGGCCGCGCTGGACGTCACAGGGTACACAGAGGAGATCAAGCTCGGGATAGATTCTGCGGCCTCCAGCTTTTACCTGGACGGAGGCTATTCCATAGATGATAACAGGCTCTCGCCAGGGGAGCTGATAGATCTCTACGTGGATCTGGTGAGGACATATCCGATCGTGCTCATAGAGGACCCGTTCGAGGAGAACGCCTTCGAGGACTTCGCAGAGCTGACGAAGAAACTTCCAGACACGATAATAGTGGGCGATGATATCTACGTGACGAACATGGCGAGGATCGAGAAGGGCATAAGGATGAGATCCACGAACGCTCTTCTCCTCAAGCTCAACCAGATCGGCACGGTCTCCGAGGCGTTTGATGCAGCCACGCTCGCATACAGGAACAGCTTCAAGGTGATGGTGAGCCACAGATCGGCTGAGACAGAGGACAGCGCCCTCGCAGATGTATCTGTGGCGATAGGCGCTGAGCTCATAAAGACAGGAGCCCCGGCAAGGAGCGAGCGGAACGCGAAGTACAACCAGCTCCTGAGAATCCAGGAGGCGCTCGGCAGCTCATCCAGCTACGCCGGCAGGAGGAGATGGAGCTGA
- a CDS encoding DUF61 family protein: MYTQADRKILIKTIQTMNQHLPPKRKTLAELLDEEKPGIKGKDNTFYVMDRPELDLISNSIPRFMWSRIRLPILIEMSPELGSGSARIQGEAEIEAVSKILNLKRGDIGSRSMVIYLPDVRELRRKLPTTTQYAFVTSLREDSL; this comes from the coding sequence ATGTACACGCAGGCAGACAGGAAGATACTGATCAAGACGATCCAGACGATGAACCAGCATCTACCTCCGAAGAGGAAGACGCTGGCAGAACTCCTGGATGAGGAGAAGCCGGGGATAAAGGGCAAGGACAACACATTCTATGTGATGGACAGGCCCGAGCTCGATCTCATCTCCAACTCCATCCCCAGATTCATGTGGTCGCGAATCAGGCTTCCAATTCTCATAGAGATGTCCCCGGAGCTGGGAAGCGGATCAGCAAGGATACAGGGCGAGGCTGAGATAGAGGCGGTCTCGAAGATACTCAACCTCAAGCGCGGGGATATCGGCAGCAGGAGCATGGTCATATACCTGCCGGATGTGAGGGAGCTGAGGCGGAAGCTGCCCACAACAACGCAGTACGCGTTCGTGACATCTCTGAGAGAGGATTCGCTCTGA
- a CDS encoding PQQ-binding-like beta-propeller repeat protein yields the protein MICRTIALIIFITTVFTASGADLGKDRPIAVYTGSEQEQPDIDGHIVVWADGRSGNFDIFMYDLEIGAERWVCIDPFIQINPAVSGYRIVWQDMRSGNADIYLYDVKNRVEQIVCGDNGNQTDPDIDGDVVVWSDDRDGDWNIYLKDLSTNQQKRVTSAQKDQITPKVSGSRVVWADERSGSFDIYMYDIKSGSEKAICTASGDQTLPAIDGDIIAWADNRSGEMDVAFFDLSSGRETVLARPGIQTAPSVWGRNITWQNNGTEIVLYNVDTGEEATLIRGPIVMEPAISERGVVWTDYRQGIQDPDIYMWDRTILPDLPVTQGMYNHTNPAIFSDRVVWTDDRTGRYQVYMMNLTTGEEIRITNDDIDHSSPDISGDYVIYTDMRNGNLDVFLYDLRAGKERQLSKDPSDQRYPMIDGRYVVWMDNRTGSDQIYVYDILQGSERQITTQQQAQLLSPVISGDRIVWADRRSGKWDIYMYNLTTGRETPICTNLANQVQPWIHGDTIVWADGRNAPNASIRNWDIYSYNLTTGRETPICTNGYNQGAPCVYGRYVAWLDERGGAADIYLYDLEKGIEVPVSTLPMYQTPSDGKGDPYRVKPIASSKILSDKYIVWTDDSSGRPQIRARSPLWEPLLWLSTDFPSTNGSLMVWSDNRRGDWDIYGFDFFTRSEIPIVRADGDQLYPRASGQNVVWSDYRSGSSDVYMINLTTGAVTAVATGPGDQVWADISGNRIVWMDNSSREWDVVLYNISDGSTEPLRRQGNQMYPKISGSLIVWQDDRNGNWDIYVYDLRTGNETKLTGDGDQVFPDVSGNTIVWEDRATGDIAYYVYDKKWSKRYPRPGMQTSPAVSGKYIAYVDEDGSLRRLDITTWKDDLIASGPGQMKPDMDQKLVWLDAPRGKPRYESLGGQISVVCRAPGEQSMPAVSGNFVVWMDNRTGNPDIYVYDLFRNVEIPLAGGPLYDMYPDIRGTVIAWVGQNPQHNNWAVRTFDVITANRSQLTGAEFFTPSPISIGDKYLVWQDLSFAGWRLYKKLVYGGTEPVEAIPPSGTNPRSAGEIAVYQDNKDGNWNVYIWKGQQKSPVTTDPADQINPATDGYIVVYQDNRNGNWDIYAFDTNNSKEIRITSDPGDQTNPDIESGVIVWQDKRNGDWDIYAFDLSTGKEIPICIAPGDQTKPRIGSRKIVWEDSRSGDKDIYIYDSYSP from the coding sequence ATGATATGCAGAACGATAGCTCTCATCATTTTCATCACAACCGTGTTCACGGCATCCGGTGCAGATCTTGGAAAGGATCGCCCGATTGCTGTTTATACGGGATCAGAGCAGGAGCAGCCTGATATCGACGGACACATAGTGGTATGGGCAGACGGCAGGAGCGGGAACTTCGATATCTTCATGTACGACCTCGAGATAGGCGCTGAGCGATGGGTCTGCATCGATCCATTCATACAGATCAATCCCGCTGTATCCGGCTACAGAATAGTGTGGCAGGATATGCGAAGCGGCAACGCCGACATATACCTCTACGATGTGAAGAACAGAGTCGAGCAGATCGTCTGCGGTGATAACGGCAACCAGACAGATCCAGATATCGATGGCGATGTGGTGGTATGGAGCGACGACAGGGATGGCGACTGGAACATATACCTCAAGGATCTCTCGACGAACCAGCAGAAGCGTGTGACATCGGCTCAGAAGGACCAGATCACCCCGAAGGTGAGCGGCAGCCGGGTGGTCTGGGCAGATGAGAGGAGCGGCAGCTTCGACATCTACATGTACGATATCAAAAGCGGATCTGAGAAGGCGATCTGCACAGCATCTGGCGACCAGACGCTTCCCGCGATCGATGGGGATATAATCGCATGGGCCGACAACAGATCAGGCGAGATGGATGTCGCTTTCTTTGATCTATCGTCAGGGAGGGAGACCGTCCTGGCGCGCCCAGGAATCCAGACAGCACCATCTGTCTGGGGGAGAAACATCACCTGGCAGAACAACGGGACGGAGATAGTTCTCTACAATGTTGACACTGGCGAGGAGGCAACGCTGATCCGCGGTCCCATTGTGATGGAGCCGGCGATCAGCGAGAGAGGTGTTGTGTGGACCGACTACAGGCAGGGGATCCAGGATCCGGATATCTACATGTGGGATAGAACTATACTGCCGGATCTGCCTGTGACTCAGGGAATGTACAATCACACAAATCCTGCGATCTTCAGCGACAGGGTTGTGTGGACGGATGACAGGACAGGGCGGTACCAGGTTTACATGATGAACCTCACGACCGGAGAGGAGATCAGGATCACAAATGACGATATCGACCACAGCAGCCCCGATATCTCCGGGGATTATGTGATATACACAGACATGAGAAACGGAAACCTGGATGTGTTTCTGTATGATCTCCGGGCAGGGAAGGAGCGGCAGCTCTCCAAAGACCCATCTGATCAGAGATACCCGATGATCGACGGCAGGTACGTGGTGTGGATGGATAACAGAACTGGCAGCGATCAGATCTACGTCTATGACATACTCCAGGGATCCGAGAGACAGATAACGACACAGCAGCAAGCACAGCTGTTATCTCCCGTGATATCAGGCGACAGGATCGTGTGGGCTGACAGGCGGTCAGGGAAATGGGATATCTACATGTACAACCTGACGACCGGCAGGGAGACACCGATATGCACAAACCTTGCCAACCAGGTACAGCCATGGATTCACGGGGATACGATAGTGTGGGCTGATGGAAGGAACGCTCCGAATGCGAGCATCAGGAACTGGGACATCTACTCGTACAACCTGACGACCGGCAGGGAGACACCGATATGCACAAACGGCTACAACCAGGGAGCGCCCTGTGTCTACGGAAGGTATGTTGCATGGCTTGATGAGAGGGGCGGAGCGGCCGACATTTACCTCTACGACCTTGAGAAGGGCATAGAGGTGCCGGTCTCGACGCTGCCGATGTATCAGACGCCTAGCGACGGCAAGGGAGATCCCTACAGGGTGAAGCCCATAGCGTCAAGCAAGATCCTCAGCGATAAATACATCGTCTGGACTGATGACAGCTCTGGAAGGCCTCAGATAAGGGCGAGATCACCGCTCTGGGAGCCACTTCTGTGGCTGAGCACCGATTTCCCATCAACAAATGGCAGTCTTATGGTGTGGTCGGATAACAGGCGCGGCGACTGGGACATATACGGCTTTGATTTCTTCACGAGATCCGAGATTCCAATAGTCAGAGCGGACGGCGATCAGCTGTACCCGAGGGCCTCCGGCCAGAATGTCGTCTGGTCGGATTACCGCTCAGGCAGCTCAGATGTGTACATGATCAACCTGACAACAGGAGCTGTTACAGCTGTTGCGACCGGCCCTGGCGATCAGGTGTGGGCAGATATCTCCGGGAACAGAATCGTCTGGATGGATAACTCCTCAAGGGAGTGGGATGTTGTGCTCTACAACATCTCCGATGGCAGTACAGAACCGCTGCGCAGGCAGGGCAATCAGATGTACCCGAAGATCTCGGGGAGCCTGATCGTCTGGCAGGATGACAGAAACGGCAACTGGGATATATACGTATACGATCTGAGGACGGGCAACGAGACGAAGCTCACAGGCGATGGGGACCAGGTCTTCCCTGACGTCTCTGGAAACACGATCGTCTGGGAGGATCGGGCCACCGGCGACATAGCCTACTACGTATACGACAAGAAGTGGAGCAAGAGGTATCCGAGGCCTGGAATGCAGACATCTCCAGCGGTCTCAGGGAAGTACATAGCATACGTAGATGAGGATGGGTCCCTCCGCAGGCTGGATATAACGACGTGGAAGGACGATCTGATCGCATCAGGGCCAGGACAGATGAAGCCGGACATGGATCAGAAGCTGGTGTGGCTGGACGCGCCGAGGGGCAAACCGAGATACGAGAGCCTCGGGGGGCAGATAAGCGTTGTGTGCAGAGCTCCGGGTGAGCAGAGCATGCCCGCTGTGAGCGGCAACTTCGTTGTCTGGATGGACAACCGCACAGGTAACCCTGACATCTACGTCTACGATCTCTTCAGGAACGTTGAGATCCCCCTGGCTGGAGGCCCGCTCTACGATATGTACCCTGACATAAGAGGAACTGTGATAGCATGGGTCGGCCAGAACCCGCAGCACAACAACTGGGCGGTCAGAACATTCGATGTGATAACAGCTAACAGATCACAGCTCACAGGTGCTGAGTTCTTCACTCCCTCACCTATATCGATCGGAGATAAGTATCTCGTCTGGCAGGACCTCTCTTTCGCTGGCTGGAGGCTCTACAAGAAGCTTGTCTATGGAGGCACAGAGCCTGTGGAGGCGATACCTCCGAGCGGAACAAACCCGAGAAGCGCAGGAGAGATCGCTGTCTATCAGGATAACAAGGACGGAAACTGGAACGTCTACATCTGGAAGGGACAGCAGAAGAGCCCTGTGACGACAGATCCGGCAGATCAGATCAACCCTGCTACGGATGGATACATCGTAGTGTACCAGGACAACAGGAACGGCAACTGGGACATATACGCCTTCGACACGAACAACAGCAAGGAGATCAGGATAACATCTGATCCGGGCGATCAGACGAATCCAGATATCGAGAGCGGCGTGATCGTCTGGCAGGATAAGAGGAATGGTGACTGGGATATCTACGCGTTCGATCTCTCCACGGGCAAGGAAATCCCGATATGCATAGCGCCTGGAGATCAGACTAAGCCGCGCATAGGTAGCAGGAAGATCGTATGGGAGGACAGCAGGAGCGGAGATAAGGACATCTACATCTACGACAGCTACTCGCCATGA
- the dapA gene encoding 4-hydroxy-tetrahydrodipicolinate synthase, whose product MFRGVFPAIITPFKDDGSLDEDGLRRNVEILSRTGISGIVPCGTTGESATLSHEEHKRVVEIVIECSQVPVVAGTGSNNTSEAIDLTRHAADAGADAALLITPYYNRPNDRGLFEHFRRVAESADIPIVLYNVPKRTGVELRPEVVARLAEISNIVAVKEASGSLTQVSRIIELTAGRNFSVLSGDDDLTLPMLALGATGVVSVVANVAPRATVEMVDAFLNGDIKRARELHYRLAPLVRAMFLETNPIPVKTAYRMMGLAAGPLRLPLAPMSEENEAKLRDVLTKMSDLTGDVR is encoded by the coding sequence ATGTTTAGAGGGGTATTTCCCGCGATAATAACCCCCTTCAAGGACGATGGATCTCTGGACGAGGATGGCCTGCGAAGAAACGTCGAGATTCTCTCAAGGACCGGCATCTCCGGCATAGTCCCGTGCGGCACCACCGGTGAGTCCGCGACGCTGAGCCACGAGGAGCACAAGAGGGTCGTCGAGATAGTGATCGAGTGCTCACAGGTGCCGGTCGTGGCAGGGACTGGCTCCAACAACACATCAGAGGCGATAGATCTGACAAGGCATGCTGCCGATGCCGGGGCAGATGCTGCTCTTCTCATAACACCCTACTACAATCGTCCGAACGACAGGGGTCTGTTTGAGCACTTCAGGAGGGTTGCGGAATCCGCTGACATTCCCATTGTTCTTTACAACGTTCCAAAGAGAACTGGTGTCGAGCTCCGTCCCGAGGTTGTGGCAAGGCTCGCGGAGATCAGCAACATCGTTGCTGTGAAGGAGGCGAGCGGGAGCCTGACGCAGGTATCGAGGATAATAGAGCTCACAGCGGGCAGGAACTTCTCGGTTCTATCCGGAGATGATGACCTCACGCTGCCGATGCTGGCGCTCGGGGCAACCGGTGTCGTCTCTGTGGTCGCCAATGTCGCCCCGCGTGCCACCGTGGAGATGGTGGACGCCTTCCTGAATGGAGATATCAAAAGGGCGCGGGAGCTTCACTACCGGCTTGCGCCACTCGTGCGTGCGATGTTTCTCGAGACGAACCCGATACCTGTAAAGACCGCATACCGCATGATGGGGCTGGCAGCAGGTCCTCTGAGGCTTCCACTGGCTCCGATGTCGGAGGAGAATGAGGCCAAGCTCAGGGATGTGCTCACAAAGATGTCAGACCTGACGGGCGATGTGAGATGA
- the dapB gene encoding 4-hydroxy-tetrahydrodipicolinate reductase: MIDVALTGAKGRMGSLIIDEMRSSRDLKLVAAIDIVGVGEPVLGDVFVSDAREVRRVLRESQPDVLIDFTVPSAALDNIRAAADSGVAIVVGTTGFSEEQFSIIEDTIKSAGIAAVISPNFSLGVNIFWKLVEMAARSLSDYDVEIIEMHHRRKKDAPSGTAMRTVEILRRSLGIEDIRYGREGMCERGREIGVHAVRAGDIVGDHIVLFAGPGERIEIKHQAHSRSAFATGALRAARWVVKAPPGIHSMEEVLASS, translated from the coding sequence ATGATAGACGTTGCCTTGACAGGGGCAAAGGGCCGGATGGGGTCCCTCATTATCGATGAGATGAGGAGCTCCCGGGATCTGAAGCTCGTGGCTGCGATCGATATCGTGGGGGTGGGAGAGCCTGTGCTTGGAGATGTCTTTGTTTCAGATGCCAGGGAAGTGCGCAGGGTTCTCAGGGAGTCTCAGCCCGATGTGCTGATCGACTTCACGGTGCCGTCTGCAGCCCTGGATAACATCCGCGCGGCTGCTGATAGCGGAGTGGCTATCGTCGTCGGCACCACAGGGTTCTCAGAGGAGCAGTTCTCCATTATAGAGGATACGATAAAGAGCGCAGGCATCGCTGCTGTGATCTCGCCCAACTTCAGCCTTGGAGTCAACATATTCTGGAAGCTTGTGGAGATGGCAGCCAGATCGCTCAGCGATTACGATGTGGAGATCATAGAGATGCACCACCGCAGGAAGAAGGACGCACCCAGCGGGACTGCGATGAGAACCGTTGAGATTCTCAGGCGCTCTCTGGGGATAGAGGATATCCGCTACGGCAGAGAGGGCATGTGCGAGAGAGGGAGAGAGATCGGGGTGCATGCGGTCAGAGCGGGCGATATTGTGGGGGATCACATCGTCCTGTTCGCAGGTCCAGGGGAGAGGATAGAGATCAAGCACCAGGCGCACAGCAGGTCAGCCTTCGCCACAGGTGCCCTGAGGGCTGCAAGATGGGTCGTCAAGGCCCCGCCGGGAATCCACAGCATGGAAGAGGTGCTGGCTTCGAGTTGA
- a CDS encoding ATP-binding protein, with the protein MDIWCGNISERRVYSKEESVERLLSPGKPSSEPQIDIRAAAIELGFVSDDREYNQRLRDVAIALVKRQLESMCTPESDLLQMVESLDDLNVAINLLEERLYEWSLFYGMRCRGEELARALSEREGIGVVARSLLELIRARKDMEGLLESRAKELAPNLSSILGPVLAARLISRAGGLERLARLPASTMQVIGAERALFRHLRGKAPSPKHGLIFRHPLIQSSPKRLRGRIARALAAKLAIAARIDLYSGTLDQKLAESLNERVLQIRNKATKGRKEDK; encoded by the coding sequence ATGGATATCTGGTGCGGGAATATATCTGAAAGGAGGGTTTACAGCAAGGAGGAGAGCGTTGAGCGCCTTCTCTCCCCTGGGAAACCATCATCAGAGCCGCAGATCGACATACGGGCTGCTGCTATCGAGCTGGGCTTTGTGAGCGATGACAGAGAGTACAACCAGCGCCTCAGGGACGTCGCGATCGCTCTCGTCAAGCGCCAGCTAGAGAGCATGTGCACCCCAGAATCAGATCTCCTGCAGATGGTTGAGTCTCTGGATGATCTGAATGTTGCGATAAACCTTCTCGAGGAGCGCCTGTACGAGTGGTCTCTCTTTTACGGCATGAGGTGCAGGGGTGAGGAGCTGGCGAGAGCTCTCTCTGAGAGGGAGGGAATCGGCGTCGTGGCGAGATCCCTGCTGGAGCTGATCAGAGCCAGAAAGGATATGGAGGGGCTTCTCGAAAGCAGAGCAAAGGAGCTGGCCCCGAACCTCTCCTCGATCCTGGGGCCGGTGCTGGCTGCCAGGCTGATCTCGAGGGCTGGCGGCCTTGAGAGGCTTGCGAGACTTCCGGCATCCACGATGCAGGTCATCGGCGCTGAGAGGGCCCTCTTCCGGCACCTCAGAGGTAAGGCACCATCGCCGAAGCACGGGCTCATATTCAGGCATCCGCTGATCCAGTCATCCCCGAAGAGGCTGCGGGGCAGGATCGCGAGGGCGCTAGCGGCGAAGCTCGCCATTGCAGCCAGAATCGACCTCTACTCAGGCACTCTCGATCAGAAGCTCGCGGAGTCGCTGAACGAGCGGGTGCTCCAGATACGAAACAAAGCCACGAAGGGCAGAAAAGAGGACAAGTAA
- the thiD gene encoding bifunctional hydroxymethylpyrimidine kinase/phosphomethylpyrimidine kinase encodes MERSVLTVGGSDSGGGAGIQADLKTFAALGIHGLSVITAVTAQNTLGVRDVFPVPAEMIASQLDAVADDFDILWAKTGMLFSPDAISLVAERLNALDCSVVVDPVMAAEAGGSLIADGALPALIEKLIPLASVVTPNIFEAEAITGVKVSDLESARAAALRIIDMGARAVVITGGHLECRTAGLPAGECVDILVTKDGAACISGRRRSGGNHGVGCTYSAALTAYLSAGMSLQEAARQAQEFAARSIEGSRQVGRGTAPVDQTAGLREDAERFRVLSSLDQAVSMLAEERMFVDLIPEVGSNIGMAIHGARSEMDVAAVEGRIVRAGRRAHVSGCMRFGASRHIARIVLAAMRFDPGIRAAMNIKLDEYVLSEAACMGLRISSFDRCEEPPGESTMSWGTARAIERLGAVPDIIWDSGGMGKEPMIRILGRDAVSVATVAIMLSRAVGKR; translated from the coding sequence ATGGAGAGATCTGTTCTCACAGTAGGCGGCTCCGACTCAGGTGGAGGGGCCGGTATCCAGGCCGATCTGAAGACCTTCGCAGCGCTGGGGATCCATGGTTTGAGTGTTATCACTGCTGTGACCGCTCAGAACACACTGGGCGTTCGCGATGTATTTCCAGTACCGGCAGAGATGATAGCATCACAGCTGGATGCTGTCGCTGATGACTTCGATATCCTCTGGGCGAAGACAGGGATGCTCTTCTCGCCTGACGCGATCTCCCTGGTCGCGGAGAGGCTGAATGCGCTGGACTGCTCCGTGGTGGTGGATCCTGTGATGGCGGCGGAGGCCGGCGGATCGCTCATCGCAGATGGCGCCCTTCCCGCACTCATAGAGAAGCTGATACCCTTGGCATCTGTGGTCACGCCGAACATCTTCGAGGCAGAGGCGATCACAGGCGTGAAGGTTAGTGATCTTGAAAGTGCAAGAGCGGCTGCCCTGAGGATCATTGACATGGGCGCCAGGGCTGTTGTGATAACCGGCGGCCACCTCGAGTGCAGAACCGCAGGGCTGCCGGCTGGCGAGTGTGTGGATATTCTTGTCACAAAAGACGGAGCCGCATGCATATCCGGCAGGCGGAGATCGGGCGGCAACCACGGTGTTGGCTGCACATATTCAGCTGCGCTGACAGCGTACCTCTCAGCGGGCATGAGTCTGCAGGAGGCTGCAAGACAGGCGCAGGAGTTCGCAGCGCGCTCGATCGAGGGGAGCAGGCAAGTCGGCCGAGGAACAGCACCTGTGGACCAGACCGCGGGTTTGAGGGAGGACGCGGAGAGGTTTCGCGTTTTGTCCTCTCTGGATCAGGCGGTATCCATGCTCGCAGAGGAGAGGATGTTCGTCGATCTCATCCCCGAGGTCGGGTCGAACATCGGGATGGCTATACATGGGGCTCGCTCGGAGATGGATGTCGCTGCAGTGGAGGGCAGGATCGTGAGAGCCGGCAGGAGGGCGCACGTCTCCGGGTGCATGAGGTTCGGCGCGAGCAGGCACATCGCGCGGATCGTGCTCGCGGCGATGCGCTTCGATCCCGGGATCAGAGCTGCCATGAACATCAAACTGGATGAGTATGTTCTCTCAGAGGCAGCGTGCATGGGCCTCAGGATATCGAGCTTTGACAGATGCGAGGAGCCGCCGGGAGAGAGCACGATGAGCTGGGGGACAGCGAGAGCGATAGAGCGGCTGGGAGCAGTGCCTGATATCATCTGGGACTCCGGTGGAATGGGAAAGGAGCCGATGATACGCATTCTTGGCAGAGATGCCGTCTCCGTGGCCACCGTGGCGATCATGCTCTCGAGAGCGGTCGGAAAACGATAG
- a CDS encoding cyclophilin-like fold protein, with translation MRRIEIDIEGLGIAIAELDNRNPRTADAVWNALPIEGRAMLWGEEVYFDTPIECEDENASPSANAGDISYWVPGHAICIFFGRTQPYSPVNHIGRISEGLEVFSNVEEGDRIVLRRAQS, from the coding sequence TTGAGGAGAATCGAGATCGATATAGAGGGTCTGGGCATAGCCATCGCGGAACTCGACAACAGGAACCCGCGAACTGCTGATGCTGTCTGGAACGCCCTGCCGATCGAGGGGAGGGCGATGCTCTGGGGCGAGGAGGTATACTTCGATACGCCTATTGAATGCGAGGATGAGAACGCATCCCCATCAGCGAACGCAGGCGATATATCCTACTGGGTGCCGGGTCATGCGATATGCATATTCTTCGGCAGGACACAGCCGTACTCTCCGGTGAACCACATTGGAAGGATTTCTGAAGGTCTTGAGGTCTTCTCGAATGTGGAAGAGGGTGACAGGATCGTGCTCAGAAGGGCGCAGAGCTGA
- a CDS encoding 30S ribosomal protein S17e — MGCVKPSYIKNFAKKLMSTYEGEFTTDFEMNKEKVSAYTNVQNKAIRNRIAGYITRILEQRATLRSEVESNV, encoded by the coding sequence ATGGGATGCGTAAAGCCGAGCTATATTAAAAACTTTGCGAAGAAGCTCATGAGCACATACGAGGGAGAGTTCACCACTGATTTTGAGATGAACAAGGAGAAGGTCTCAGCCTACACGAACGTGCAGAACAAGGCGATAAGGAACAGGATAGCAGGATACATCACCAGGATACTGGAGCAGAGGGCGACCCTGAGATCAGAGGTTGAGTCCAATGTTTAG